The DNA region CACATTTCACACGAGTTACTCATCATGTTAAAATATCATTTACCTACCtgcatatataaatatcattcaTGCCAGTATATAGGCTTTTGGTATTATTATTTACATGTATGTTGTGGTCTGGGAGATTCAACTATACCTAAAAGGCTTAAACAAAGGAGATGCGTCAAATAACAGAGAAACTACAAGAGGCCACAACCATAAACACACACACTAATGTCGTTCTTAATCTTTTACATCTTGAGACGGATTAGGACAAATGCAAAGGCTACACACTCAAGTACACAGACATgtatatcataataataatgataactagtaacacaaaaagaaaaagcgAATCAGAAAGGCTTCTCGTAGCCTCTAGCCGGAGGTTGGTCCCAAGTTTGCAAGAATGCTGCAGCACACACAACATTTAATAAATCAACCTCTTTAGTACGGCTACcacaaaaagagaaagaaacactCATAATGATGAGCCCTTACTCAATGGTATTTCTCCCAGCGACATGAATATCGAATCGTCGTCTGTATTATTTGCTGCTTGCTCATTTACAAGAGCTCCCTGCGACGTTTACAGTTAAGCACCAAAAACCACTTTCTATGCAACTAAAACACTTGACAAGTAGAGTGAGTACTACCTCTCGTTGGTCTTGAAGAGCAATGTCGTTGTTCTGTGGCACAGTAGTACTAACTCCCGGGTTTATTGGAGGAATGTTTCCAAATGAATCAAGATACTCAACCATCATCAGCCCTTCATTGTAGTCTGGAACATCATCAATGCCCATATATGGACCAGCTTCTTGCCTGTTACACGTGTCAGTCAACAACTCATAAGACAAAAATCAAAGATGACTACATAGAGGTGTAGATAGGGGACTTAGCAGTACTTTCTCCCTGACTTGACCACTTCTGGGGAATCATCATTGTCCAAATCAATCACTTCTATCTCTTTACCATTGCTCATCCTAGTATTAGTACTGAAATCAATAGGCTTGCTAGAACTGCTGATCGATAGATCAAAACCAACAGCTTGACCAGGTTCTCTTTTGCCATCATTCCCATTCGATGCTCCCCCTAGATTTAGGTCGCACATCTTAAACGAAGCAGGAAACAGCTGATGCTCTTCTGCATACCCATGTCCTGATTTTCCGCTCTGTATACTATCATTGCCTTTATTAGCCAGACTTTCACGGTTGTCTGTTTTTCCAGTACCAACGTCGATCAGCCTCATGTAGAATGAGATtggcttttcttcttcttcctcgtcgcTTTGGATTTCGCTTGCTTTGAATGCGTTGAAGCCTTCAGAAACTGGCAAAGACACCCAATTTTTCTGTCTTTTTGCTCCCTCCTCCATGTCACTACTGCCTTCATTAGCTCGCTTCTCGCCTCCTTTCCCCATCGAATATGATCTATGGATATTAGGCAATTCTAATTCTGAATCTTTCTCCTTGTTTTCCCTATTGGGGAAAGAATTAGACCTAGGACATTTACTGTTCTCAACAGGCAAATCTTCAACTTGGTCGTTGAAAGTTCCATCCCCAGTACTATCAGCTTTTCCAGATGATTGGCCTCGAGTCTCACATGCTTGATCTTCTTCTAGGAGTCCAGGATTACGAGAGGTTTCCTTGATATTCTGACTCAAATGCAGCTTGGTGTTTTTAGCAGTCAGAGAAGAGCGCATCCTCGTAGGCACCTTCTCAAACTTACACAGCGTTGCCAAATCAATACCACTCTCCGTGAAGGATTCATAAGCATCACAATGCTTATGGATAGGTGCATCTTCACCATGTTGATGGATAGGTGCATCTTCGACAGCATTCTGGCTCTCGTTCTCTCCACCATTACCACCGTTCCTACCTATCATCT from Raphanus sativus cultivar WK10039 unplaced genomic scaffold, ASM80110v3 Scaffold2480, whole genome shotgun sequence includes:
- the LOC108854402 gene encoding uncharacterized protein At4g26450 (The sequence of the model RefSeq protein was modified relative to this genomic sequence to represent the inferred CDS: added 545 bases not found in genome assembly), giving the protein MHGRQRNFGNGYRSGFGMSGSRISPDRPRRGHGFFGSDHHHQQQHHRGGFNRGYGRGRGRSKSFQNQLPPPLPPPAVQRRSSGSSSGDVFMDAGRLAAEYLVSQGVLPQNVLSGKWQGGGEFQGGSSRLQEAARVDVLPPAAEKRRYVDGYAGSRNSLQGRRGNRYESEFGRSGSWSERSKGYEAETGDDSVSGHREEQPLVEDIASSVQRSASGEFMRKREGAGDSESVLDKDEAQSKTGSSSAGKEIVQDCEISKVSEGSCSLSAGSGEMIGRNGGNGGENESQNAVEDAPIHQHGEDAPIHKHCDAYESFTESGIDLATLCKFEKVPTRMRSSLTAKNTKLHLSQNIKETSRNPGLLEEDQACETRGQSSGKADSTGDGTFNDQVEDLPVENSKCPRSNSFPNRENKEKDSELELPNIHRSYSMGKGGEKRANEGSSDMEEGAKRQKNWVSLPVSEGFNAFKASEIQSDEEEEEKPISFYMRLIDVGTGKTDNRESLANKGNDSIQSGKSGHGYAEEHQLFPASFKMCDLNLGGASNGNDGKREPGQAVGFDLSISSSSKPIDFSTNTRMSNGKEIEVIDLDNDDSPEVVKSGRKQEAGPYMGIDDVPDYNEGLMMVEYLDSFGNIPPINPGVSTTVPQNNDIALQDQREGALVNEQAANNTDDDSIFMSLGEIPLTFLQTWDQPPARGYEKPF